Proteins encoded within one genomic window of Camelina sativa cultivar DH55 chromosome 19, Cs, whole genome shotgun sequence:
- the LOC104768197 gene encoding uncharacterized protein LOC104768197 produces MGDFDVERVLVDTGSTVNVICWQTLEKMGVTLEQLKPESRTLTGYDGVTKLSMGDVKLQVRAGGLSRKTKFEVIDSPSVYNAILGYRGYTRCRPYHRPITSASSSQPPQEFAHFMVTRG; encoded by the coding sequence ATGGGCGATTTCGACGTCGAACGAGTTTTGGTCGACACGGGAAGTACCGTCAATGTAATATGCTGGCAAACGCTAGAAAAAATGGGTGTCACACTAGAGCAACTGAAACCCGAGTCTCGAACATTGACGGGCTATGATGGGGTCACCAAACTGTCAATGGGCGACGTAAAGCTGCAAGTACGAGCCGGCGGATTGTCCCGGAAGACTAAGTTCGAAGTCATCGACTCGCCTTCGGTCTACAACGCCATTTTGGGGTACCGTGGATATACGCGATGTAGACCGTACCATCGACctatcacctctgcctcaagttcccAACCACCACAGGAATTTGCTCACTTTATGGTGACCAGAGGGTAG